The proteins below come from a single uncultured Carboxylicivirga sp. genomic window:
- a CDS encoding ATP-grasp fold amidoligase family protein — protein sequence MKSLLKKIYWLVIFSKEQFRYHLRKFIFLIPIFRHTYFARQFFKTHKYKLNLKNPQTFLEKLNWINLFQSNDLGKYADKFAVREYVKNKIGKQHLIPTYGVYDKVKDINFNQLPNKFIIKATHASGWNIIVKDKDNTNWFIYKRLMNFWVKANFFKKEGELCYRNIKGRIIIEKYMETFNDDLVDYKFWCFNGKIEFIGVYGNRQKKLRGIILDNNWKELPIRYPNIDKYDNIPDKPENLKEMISKAEILSSKFPFVRVDLYSVNDNIYFGELTFMPGIGLNIRFPKELDNYYGKLLKIP from the coding sequence ATGAAATCATTATTAAAAAAGATATATTGGTTGGTAATTTTTTCCAAAGAACAATTCAGATATCATTTAAGAAAATTTATTTTTCTTATCCCAATATTTCGTCATACATACTTTGCCAGACAATTTTTTAAAACACATAAGTATAAACTAAATTTAAAAAATCCTCAAACCTTTTTAGAAAAACTAAATTGGATAAATTTATTTCAATCCAATGATTTAGGAAAATATGCCGATAAATTTGCGGTACGTGAGTATGTTAAAAATAAAATAGGAAAACAACATTTAATACCAACATATGGCGTTTATGATAAGGTTAAAGATATTAATTTTAACCAGTTACCTAACAAGTTTATTATTAAGGCAACTCATGCTAGTGGTTGGAATATAATAGTGAAAGACAAGGATAATACCAACTGGTTCATTTACAAGAGGCTAATGAATTTTTGGGTTAAAGCTAACTTTTTTAAAAAAGAAGGAGAACTTTGTTACAGAAACATTAAAGGTCGTATCATTATTGAGAAATATATGGAAACTTTTAATGATGACCTTGTCGATTATAAATTCTGGTGCTTTAATGGAAAAATTGAATTCATTGGCGTGTACGGAAACCGTCAAAAAAAATTACGTGGTATTATTTTGGATAATAATTGGAAGGAATTACCAATTCGCTATCCCAATATTGACAAATATGATAATATTCCCGACAAACCCGAAAATTTAAAAGAAATGATTAGTAAAGCCGAAATATTATCATCAAAGTTTCCATTTGTAAGAGTTGATTTATATTCAGTTAACGATAATATTTACTTTGGAGAATTAACCTTCATGCCGGGTATTGGCCTTAATATTCGTTTCCCTAAAGAGCTAGACAATTATTACGGAAAACTTTTAAAGATCCCTTAA
- a CDS encoding glycosyltransferase family 2 protein: MLLSIITPTFNSETTLEECILSIFNNLSIQYEHIIIDGQSTDNTIEIINKYPHLKWTSEPDKGIYDAINKGIKRSTGKWIYVLGSDDIIQVDFFNNELTNIQDEVDMIYGNVILKHSKKKYDGKYDIKKLLRSNICQQAIIYRHNIFEKKGYLQRKYPIAADYILNIALFADSNLQKKYTDSLIAIHDDTGISSNTTDIQAKLDKIDVFCKELNIHWYNYFFTDYLKYDGIFQIKNGKFLKGILRLSYALLKASNSK, from the coding sequence ATGTTATTATCGATCATAACTCCCACTTTTAATTCAGAAACTACATTGGAGGAATGTATATTAAGTATCTTCAATAATTTATCTATTCAATACGAGCATATTATTATCGATGGACAATCAACAGACAATACAATTGAAATAATTAATAAATACCCTCATTTAAAATGGACATCCGAACCCGATAAAGGTATTTATGATGCTATAAATAAAGGAATAAAAAGAAGTACAGGTAAGTGGATATATGTATTAGGCAGTGATGATATTATTCAAGTTGATTTTTTTAATAATGAACTTACGAATATTCAGGATGAAGTTGATATGATATACGGAAATGTCATATTAAAACATAGCAAGAAGAAATACGATGGAAAATACGATATTAAAAAGTTATTAAGAAGTAATATTTGTCAACAAGCAATTATTTATAGACACAATATATTTGAGAAAAAAGGATATTTACAACGAAAATATCCGATTGCTGCAGATTACATTTTAAACATTGCTCTCTTTGCAGACAGTAATTTACAAAAAAAATATACCGACAGTTTGATCGCGATTCATGATGACACAGGTATTAGTTCTAATACAACTGATATTCAAGCTAAACTTGACAAAATTGATGTATTTTGCAAAGAACTAAATATTCATTGGTATAATTATTTCTTCACTGATTACTTAAAATATGATGGAATTTTTCAAATAAAAAATGGAAAATTTTTAAAAGGTATATTACGATTATCTTATGCTTTACTTAAAGCAAGTAATTCTAAATAA
- a CDS encoding glycosyltransferase family 1 protein: MNILYDHQVFESQNVGGISRYHVELWKALNRFDNINASISIKYSDNIYLKDESFPIKPKFDDYDKFILKREFPSKRRFYKLASNFISLSSSQNKNKEHTALQLLNNKTDIFHPTFYDPYFLDYINKTPFVITVHDMIQENHPEYSKNDYTFLNKKIVINKASRIIAISEYTKEQIIKYYNINDQQIDVIHHGFNMFDADKIDSSQHTEPYILFVGTRGGYKNFYFILHGLRKILNAFNLNLICIGPPPTKYEMKYLEFVELNKRVRFISNIDDKQLFTLYKNAKVFIFPSLEEGFGLPILEAMNAKCPILLSNIPIFKEIAGDASLYFNPYDVYDFTEKLKYVLEANHTSKNELINKGIERLKKYTWHNTAEKTANCYKRI, from the coding sequence ATGAATATATTATACGATCATCAGGTTTTTGAATCTCAAAACGTAGGAGGTATTTCTAGATACCATGTTGAATTATGGAAAGCTCTTAATCGATTCGATAATATTAATGCGAGTATATCAATTAAATATTCAGATAACATTTATTTAAAAGATGAGAGTTTTCCAATAAAGCCTAAGTTTGATGATTATGACAAATTTATTTTAAAACGTGAGTTTCCTTCTAAAAGAAGGTTTTATAAATTGGCATCTAATTTTATTTCTTTAAGCTCTTCGCAGAATAAAAATAAAGAACATACCGCCCTCCAATTACTTAACAATAAAACTGATATATTTCACCCAACTTTTTATGATCCATATTTTTTAGATTATATAAACAAAACACCATTTGTGATTACTGTTCATGATATGATTCAAGAAAATCATCCAGAATATTCGAAAAATGATTATACATTTCTTAATAAGAAAATTGTAATTAATAAAGCATCTAGAATAATTGCTATATCAGAATATACTAAGGAACAGATTATAAAATATTATAATATAAATGATCAACAGATTGATGTAATCCATCACGGGTTCAATATGTTTGACGCAGATAAAATAGACTCCTCACAACATACGGAACCTTATATATTATTTGTTGGAACGAGAGGTGGATATAAAAATTTCTACTTTATTCTTCATGGATTACGTAAAATACTTAATGCATTTAATTTAAACTTAATATGCATCGGACCTCCTCCCACAAAATATGAAATGAAATACTTAGAATTTGTTGAACTGAATAAAAGAGTGAGATTTATATCAAATATTGACGACAAACAATTATTTACTTTATATAAAAATGCAAAGGTTTTCATTTTCCCTTCATTAGAAGAAGGATTTGGTCTTCCAATATTAGAGGCTATGAATGCAAAATGTCCAATTCTCTTAAGTAACATACCCATTTTTAAGGAGATAGCAGGAGATGCTTCATTATACTTTAATCCTTATGACGTTTATGATTTTACTGAAAAATTGAAATATGTACTTGAAGCGAATCATACTAGTAAAAATGAACTAATAAACAAAGGCATTGAACGTTTGAAGAAATACACATGGCATAATACTGCCGAAAAAACAGCTAATTGTTATAAGAGAATATAA
- a CDS encoding glycosyltransferase family 2 protein, protein MIEFSVIIPVYNREHTIKTSLDTIFNQSYPIQEIIIVDDRSTDKTVDVVSSINNSLINLIQLDKNIGAQAARNVGIKSAKYPWIALNDSDDEWLPDHLNQCAEIIKSTQCNPYTFIYSTWIKHDHITNQKIQSNLSFLKCPPDKGYEKMLYHPGPMFQGMVTSKKAFEEIDYNDAETPSHDEWDTSIRLSKICNTYQIEEPHFIYHVNQGDCISANTKRTVDGYKYVMEKHKDEIIKTGGQAYWKFHLEMLLRLMLKHKHTNEFISYYNQLNNTKKDINFYKLGISFMYRVNLNLLDKLFKNALITNIALRLSYLLNLLVKPLLNKTML, encoded by the coding sequence ATGATTGAATTTTCAGTAATCATACCTGTTTATAATAGAGAACATACAATTAAGACGAGTCTTGATACTATTTTTAATCAAAGTTATCCAATACAGGAAATTATAATTGTTGATGACAGATCAACTGATAAAACCGTTGATGTTGTTTCTTCAATAAACAACTCTTTGATTAATTTAATCCAGCTTGATAAAAACATTGGTGCGCAAGCAGCAAGGAATGTTGGTATAAAATCTGCAAAATATCCCTGGATCGCATTGAATGATTCTGATGACGAATGGTTACCTGATCATTTAAACCAATGTGCTGAAATAATCAAGTCAACCCAGTGTAATCCTTATACATTTATCTATTCTACCTGGATTAAACACGACCACATAACCAATCAGAAAATACAATCTAATTTATCTTTTTTAAAATGCCCTCCAGATAAAGGATATGAAAAAATGCTATATCATCCAGGACCAATGTTTCAAGGAATGGTAACCTCAAAAAAAGCGTTTGAGGAAATAGATTATAATGATGCAGAAACTCCTTCGCATGATGAATGGGACACTTCCATAAGGTTATCAAAAATATGTAATACCTATCAAATAGAAGAGCCGCATTTTATATATCACGTTAATCAGGGTGATTGTATCTCTGCCAATACAAAACGAACTGTCGATGGATATAAATATGTAATGGAGAAACATAAAGATGAAATAATAAAAACAGGAGGTCAAGCATATTGGAAGTTCCATTTAGAAATGTTGTTGCGTTTAATGCTCAAACATAAGCATACCAATGAATTTATATCTTATTATAATCAATTAAACAACACGAAAAAGGATATTAATTTCTATAAACTTGGCATCTCCTTTATGTATCGAGTAAATCTTAATTTACTTGACAAATTATTTAAAAATGCATTAATAACAAACATAGCCTTAAGGCTTAGCTATTTATTAAATCTATTGGTAAAGCCTCTTCTTAACAAAACCATGTTATGA
- a CDS encoding glycosyltransferase family 2 protein: protein MNKKISIITVCYNESANIQRTIDSIVEQTWQNFEWIVIDGDSKDETVNILNKYKNRIDQFISEKDNGIYHAMNKGLSLASGDWLLFINGGDKIANNKVLENIAEDLNPKYAVIYGNLLFNDEDLKVSPNQNIREILYKTCIVQCSMFFNKAYLDKRNFTFDEKYKIASDFDLFCKIAKQGGKFKHINKLVASFFLDGISITQIDLTNNESKEIRKKHFNRIDYYLFEKEYLKKINHFIMVLTHPRYLAGWLKNLIIRKNNSL, encoded by the coding sequence ATGAATAAAAAAATCTCGATAATTACAGTTTGTTACAACGAATCGGCAAACATTCAACGTACCATTGACAGTATAGTTGAACAAACATGGCAAAATTTTGAATGGATTGTTATTGATGGAGATTCTAAAGATGAAACGGTTAATATTTTAAACAAATATAAAAACCGAATTGATCAATTTATATCAGAAAAAGATAACGGAATCTATCATGCAATGAATAAGGGTTTAAGTCTTGCATCTGGAGATTGGCTATTATTTATTAACGGAGGTGATAAGATTGCTAATAATAAGGTACTTGAGAATATTGCAGAAGACTTAAATCCAAAATATGCTGTAATATATGGTAATTTATTGTTTAATGACGAAGACCTTAAAGTAAGCCCAAACCAAAATATTAGAGAAATACTATACAAAACATGTATTGTACAATGTTCCATGTTCTTCAACAAGGCATACTTAGATAAACGAAACTTCACCTTTGATGAAAAATATAAAATAGCATCCGATTTTGATCTATTCTGTAAAATTGCCAAACAAGGAGGAAAGTTTAAACATATTAACAAATTGGTAGCCTCATTTTTTTTGGATGGAATTTCAATCACCCAAATAGACTTAACCAATAACGAGTCAAAAGAAATAAGAAAGAAGCACTTTAACCGGATTGATTACTATTTATTTGAAAAAGAATACCTGAAAAAAATTAACCATTTTATTATGGTTTTAACCCATCCGAGATATTTAGCAGGTTGGTTAAAAAACTTAATTATTAGAAAAAATAATTCCTTATGA
- a CDS encoding glycosyltransferase: MKNNNSYLYQPDGISIIVCCYNSALRLPETIKHIAFQKVEQQIDWEVIVINNNSSDNTVAIAKKEWGKYQLSVPFSIYDEPNQGLSYARKKGVTKAKYENIIFCDDDNWLEEHYIQNAYELLNKHLNVGAIGGQGEAVSDTVLPEWFSKYENGYAIGKQASHSGIVNKRGYLWGAGIIIRKNILETVMNLEVKSVLTGRKGSILTAGDDSEMCKWALLLGYDLWYDESLKFKHFIPSPRLSSEYRERMWEGFDISNSIISKYDILLKIVSFNKNRISNFISGLKLNLTKNKNVSKTYIQFLLGPILKVSSTEDYDFIKKTYKLLYAPKLK; the protein is encoded by the coding sequence GTGAAAAACAACAATTCCTACTTATACCAACCTGATGGTATTTCTATTATAGTCTGCTGCTACAATAGTGCCTTAAGACTTCCTGAAACGATAAAGCATATCGCTTTTCAGAAAGTAGAGCAGCAAATTGATTGGGAAGTTATTGTTATTAATAATAATTCTTCTGACAATACAGTTGCTATTGCGAAAAAAGAATGGGGTAAATATCAACTTTCTGTACCTTTTAGCATTTATGACGAGCCCAATCAGGGATTATCTTATGCTAGAAAAAAAGGGGTTACAAAAGCAAAGTACGAGAATATAATATTTTGTGATGATGATAATTGGTTGGAGGAACACTATATTCAAAACGCATATGAGTTATTAAATAAACATCTAAATGTAGGTGCTATTGGAGGACAAGGAGAGGCTGTATCAGATACCGTACTACCGGAATGGTTTAGTAAATATGAGAACGGCTATGCTATTGGCAAACAGGCCTCACATTCGGGTATTGTTAATAAAAGAGGATATTTGTGGGGAGCTGGTATTATTATACGTAAAAACATATTAGAAACTGTAATGAATTTAGAAGTAAAATCCGTTCTTACAGGTAGAAAAGGTTCAATACTAACAGCTGGTGATGACTCTGAAATGTGCAAGTGGGCATTACTTCTAGGATACGATTTATGGTACGATGAATCATTAAAGTTCAAACACTTTATTCCTTCTCCAAGACTAAGCTCTGAGTATCGGGAAAGAATGTGGGAAGGCTTTGATATATCTAATTCAATCATTTCTAAATATGATATCCTGTTAAAAATCGTATCCTTTAATAAAAACAGAATAAGTAATTTTATATCTGGACTAAAGCTTAATTTAACAAAAAATAAGAATGTTTCAAAAACCTATATTCAATTTTTATTAGGCCCCATATTAAAGGTATCTTCTACAGAAGATTATGATTTTATTAAAAAAACATACAAACTACTTTATGCACCTAAACTCAAATAA
- a CDS encoding glycosyltransferase: MIERTEAEIISNWTNKEPIVSICCLSYNHEAYIEESIDSFLMQETTFPFEILIHDDASTDNTQKIIKKYQELFPQIIKPIYQTINQKSIYKSGMNPRFNFPRAIGKYIATCEGDDYWTDPLKLQKQVDFLEANTKYAATFHKNKIYFEDKKEFETPNDIIQEITLEKILYENVLGLSTCSALFVGYNIKRFNDWNKFEIPFGDWFIWILCAKNGRINYDNNTKGVYRIHNKGIWNSADQTTQIRNNLTFQRFLDSWYYTPASLKNDFYLKYLTLKTHENKFHEAIIFLKEYIKIKSTVRGRLALFLLYIRIYSEMITNYLLSKLL, translated from the coding sequence ATGATCGAAAGAACTGAAGCAGAAATAATATCAAATTGGACTAATAAAGAACCAATTGTAAGTATCTGTTGTTTAAGCTATAATCACGAAGCTTATATTGAAGAAAGTATTGATAGTTTCTTAATGCAAGAAACAACATTTCCCTTTGAAATTCTTATTCATGATGACGCCTCAACTGATAATACACAAAAGATAATTAAGAAATACCAAGAGCTTTTTCCACAAATTATAAAACCAATATATCAAACAATAAATCAAAAATCCATCTACAAAAGTGGGATGAATCCAAGATTTAATTTTCCTAGAGCTATAGGAAAATATATTGCGACTTGCGAAGGTGATGATTATTGGACAGATCCATTGAAGTTGCAAAAGCAAGTAGATTTTTTAGAAGCTAATACCAAATATGCCGCCACCTTCCATAAAAATAAAATATATTTTGAGGACAAAAAAGAATTTGAGACTCCAAACGATATTATACAAGAAATTACTCTTGAGAAAATACTTTATGAAAATGTATTAGGATTGAGCACTTGTTCCGCTCTATTCGTAGGTTACAACATTAAAAGATTTAATGATTGGAATAAATTTGAAATTCCTTTTGGAGATTGGTTTATTTGGATATTATGTGCTAAAAACGGAAGGATAAATTACGACAATAATACAAAGGGAGTATACCGAATTCACAATAAAGGTATTTGGAATAGTGCTGATCAAACTACACAAATAAGAAACAACTTAACTTTTCAACGTTTTTTAGATAGTTGGTACTACACTCCTGCATCTTTAAAAAATGATTTTTACTTAAAATATTTAACTCTAAAAACACATGAAAATAAATTCCATGAAGCTATTATATTTTTAAAAGAATACATTAAAATAAAATCTACTGTTAGAGGAAGATTAGCACTTTTTCTGTTATACATTAGAATTTACTCGGAAATGATTACTAATTATCTACTTTCAAAACTTTTGTGA
- a CDS encoding sulfotransferase: protein MTKHSYSFLMCTERGGSNFIVKLLNKHSLISGPATKHIINPLARNYFRYLPFEKNNNWETLLNDTLNLFNIDFSKWHSEYTLDELKQNIPVGEVDQLIKYFFEKEARSFNKTYSFIKEITTYEFFPYLEKHFHSAKYVYLVRDPRDMALSWKKSKIHEGGVYKAALRWKNDQQQFLKNHYLLIESNRSLLVKYELLTQNTKKELIKITKFLNIGFEEDMLVHKESELTNMNAQKQECWSNLSKDVITNNSNKFLNELSDFEIKIIEKICYFEMLLLGYSPVNSWEELENISQTELLEFANNESKTIHREINEGVKLNMEAKKRFYQKNNG from the coding sequence ATGACTAAACACTCATATTCATTCTTAATGTGTACCGAAAGAGGTGGTAGTAATTTTATAGTAAAACTATTAAACAAACACTCATTAATTTCAGGTCCTGCAACAAAGCATATAATAAACCCTTTAGCCAGAAACTATTTTAGATATTTACCTTTTGAAAAAAACAACAATTGGGAAACACTTTTAAATGATACACTAAACTTATTCAATATTGACTTTTCTAAATGGCATAGCGAATATACTCTCGATGAACTAAAGCAGAACATACCTGTAGGGGAAGTTGACCAGCTTATAAAATACTTTTTTGAAAAGGAGGCTCGTTCTTTTAACAAAACTTATTCCTTTATAAAAGAAATAACAACTTATGAGTTTTTTCCTTATCTTGAAAAACACTTCCATTCTGCTAAATATGTTTATCTAGTGAGAGACCCAAGAGATATGGCATTATCATGGAAGAAATCTAAAATTCATGAAGGAGGTGTATATAAAGCTGCCTTACGTTGGAAAAATGACCAACAACAATTTCTTAAAAATCATTATCTTTTAATAGAATCAAACAGAAGCTTATTGGTGAAATACGAATTATTAACTCAAAACACGAAAAAGGAGCTAATAAAAATTACAAAGTTTCTAAATATTGGGTTTGAAGAAGACATGCTTGTACATAAAGAGTCTGAATTAACAAACATGAATGCTCAAAAACAAGAATGCTGGTCAAATCTTTCTAAAGATGTTATAACAAATAATTCTAATAAGTTTCTCAATGAACTTTCTGATTTTGAAATAAAGATCATTGAAAAAATTTGTTATTTCGAAATGCTCCTGTTAGGTTATTCTCCAGTAAACTCATGGGAAGAACTTGAAAATATTTCTCAAACAGAGTTGCTTGAATTTGCAAACAATGAATCCAAAACAATACATAGAGAGATTAATGAAGGTGTTAAATTAAATATGGAAGCAAAAAAACGTTTTTATCAAAAAAACAATGGATAA
- a CDS encoding sulfotransferase domain-containing protein, protein MNLSNYKKIAIHSVPRSGSTWLGSIFDSSPEVLYRYQPLFSYAFKDYLNEKSNENSIQSFYNNIMNSNDEFINQIEDKRSGKVPRFKKSNKITHVCYKEVRYHHIVENLINQCNDIKIVGLVRNPMATIYSWLNAPKEFRKDLGWKWEKEWVNAPLKNNDKTEEFNGYIKWKEVALLFDDLANKYPDNFYLIQYSNLLKDTTSVIKSVFDFCDINLSKQTIDFINNSKSRNNEDAYSVYKQKSVDDSWKSKLHPEIITHITKDLEGSILEKYILND, encoded by the coding sequence ATGAACTTATCTAATTATAAGAAAATAGCCATACATAGTGTTCCAAGATCTGGTTCAACTTGGTTGGGTTCAATATTTGACTCTTCACCTGAAGTTTTATATAGATACCAACCGCTTTTCTCTTATGCCTTTAAGGACTATTTAAATGAGAAATCAAATGAAAATAGTATTCAATCCTTTTATAATAACATAATGAACTCTAATGATGAATTTATCAATCAAATAGAGGATAAAAGAAGTGGAAAAGTACCTAGATTTAAAAAGTCGAATAAGATAACACATGTTTGTTATAAGGAGGTAAGATATCATCATATTGTTGAAAATCTAATAAACCAATGCAACGACATTAAAATAGTTGGTTTAGTTAGAAATCCAATGGCAACAATTTATTCATGGCTTAATGCCCCTAAAGAGTTTAGAAAAGATCTTGGTTGGAAGTGGGAAAAAGAATGGGTAAATGCTCCTCTTAAAAACAATGATAAAACTGAAGAATTTAATGGATACATAAAGTGGAAAGAAGTAGCATTGCTTTTTGATGATCTAGCCAATAAATATCCGGATAACTTTTACCTTATTCAATATTCTAACTTATTAAAAGATACCACATCAGTAATTAAGAGCGTTTTTGACTTTTGCGACATCAATCTTTCGAAACAAACAATTGACTTTATAAATAATTCAAAGTCTAGAAACAACGAAGATGCGTATTCTGTTTACAAACAGAAAAGTGTTGATGATAGTTGGAAAAGTAAACTACATCCTGAAATAATTACACATATTACAAAAGACCTTGAAGGATCAATACTAGAAAAATACATTTTAAATGACTAA
- a CDS encoding WbqC family protein, with product MKLAIMQPYIFPYIGYFQLIKATDKIIFYDDVNWIKKGWINRNRLLINGSASIFTIPCTNVSQNKLILDIELLKEDKHISKLLKSIDLAYKQAPHFNEFYPIVNKILNSNCNKISELAIYSIKEVFNYLNLELTYDLSSKKHFLSRGQIKEDRLIDICHKEQATTYINSIGGKELYNKEYFRNKGIELFFIDSKEIKYEQFTDDFISHLSIIDVLMFNSKDTVIDYLNNYELI from the coding sequence ATGAAATTAGCAATAATGCAGCCTTATATCTTCCCATATATTGGTTACTTTCAACTGATAAAAGCAACGGATAAGATAATATTTTATGATGATGTAAATTGGATAAAAAAAGGTTGGATCAATCGAAACCGATTATTAATAAATGGTAGTGCATCTATCTTCACAATTCCCTGTACAAATGTTAGTCAAAACAAACTTATATTAGATATTGAACTGCTTAAAGAAGATAAGCACATTAGTAAACTGTTAAAATCAATAGATCTTGCATATAAGCAAGCTCCGCATTTTAATGAATTTTACCCTATTGTTAATAAAATACTTAATAGCAATTGTAATAAAATATCGGAACTCGCCATATATAGCATCAAAGAAGTCTTTAACTACCTTAACCTTGAGCTAACATACGACTTGAGCTCAAAAAAACACTTTCTAAGTAGAGGTCAAATAAAAGAAGATAGATTAATTGACATATGCCATAAAGAACAAGCTACAACATATATTAATTCAATTGGTGGCAAAGAACTATACAATAAAGAATACTTTAGAAATAAAGGTATAGAATTATTCTTTATAGATAGTAAAGAAATTAAATACGAACAATTTACTGATGATTTCATCAGTCATCTATCAATTATAGATGTGCTAATGTTTAACAGTAAAGACACCGTAATTGACTATTTAAACAATTATGAACTTATCTAA